One Hydrogenophaga crassostreae genomic region harbors:
- the dut gene encoding dUTP diphosphatase, which translates to MKIDVKVLDARMADQLPAYATQGSAGLDLRACIDSPLTLEPNGWQLVPTGLAIHLADPGFAAMLLPRSGLGHKHGIVLGNLVGLIDSDYQGQLMVSAWNRSDVPFTIEPMERIAQMVIVPVVQAHFNVVNEFAGASERGAGGYGSTGRS; encoded by the coding sequence ATGAAAATTGACGTGAAGGTATTGGATGCCCGCATGGCGGACCAGTTGCCAGCGTATGCAACCCAGGGCAGTGCTGGACTTGATTTACGGGCCTGCATTGACTCGCCGCTGACGCTCGAACCCAACGGATGGCAGCTGGTGCCTACCGGGTTGGCCATTCATTTGGCTGACCCGGGCTTCGCGGCCATGCTGTTGCCGCGCTCAGGCTTGGGGCACAAGCACGGTATCGTGCTGGGCAATCTGGTGGGATTGATCGACAGCGACTACCAGGGACAACTCATGGTGAGTGCCTGGAACCGCAGCGACGTGCCGTTCACCATCGAACCCATGGAGCGCATTGCCCAGATGGTGATCGTGCCAGTGGTTCAGGCCCACTTCAACGTTGTCAACGAGTTCGCTGGGGCAAGCGAGCGCGGCGCAGGCGGTTACGGTTCTACTGGCCGGAGTTGA
- the xseB gene encoding exodeoxyribonuclease VII small subunit gives MTSTPAAPKTPRSAAAKPPASYEAALEELEQLVAQIDAGQLPLDQLLSRYQRGAELLAFCRQRLAAVENQIQQLEGGELKPWSGA, from the coding sequence ATGACTTCAACGCCCGCCGCCCCCAAGACCCCTCGCTCAGCTGCCGCCAAGCCGCCTGCCAGCTATGAAGCCGCGCTCGAGGAGCTGGAGCAACTCGTTGCTCAGATTGATGCGGGCCAGCTGCCCCTGGACCAGTTGTTGTCCCGGTATCAGCGCGGCGCTGAGTTGCTGGCGTTTTGCCGCCAGAGACTGGCGGCTGTTGAGAACCAGATTCAACAGCTTGAGGGTGGTGAGCTCAAGCCCTGGAGCGGGGCGTGA
- a CDS encoding polyprenyl synthetase family protein: MSGVLAEESVSAAWRCAQQERVEQALSAWVSADAPAGLGEAMRYAVLDGGKRLRPLLTLAVSEAVEGAPEAAMRAACALELIHAYSLVHDDMPCMDNDVLRRGKPTVHVAFGEAQALLAGDALQALAFELLVPEDGSVVPAMSAQLCRQLACAAGAAGMAGGQAIDLASVGTALDRAGLENMHRCKTGALLQASVMMGAATGECDAQALRSLREYGGVLGLAFQVVDDILDVTTDSATLGKTAGKDAASDKPTFVSLMGLASAQSCADELLAQAHQALRQSGLAQTENLHALADWVGRRAS, from the coding sequence GTGAGCGGCGTTCTGGCCGAGGAAAGCGTCTCAGCAGCCTGGCGTTGCGCGCAACAAGAGCGCGTTGAGCAGGCGTTGAGTGCCTGGGTGTCTGCGGACGCGCCCGCAGGTTTGGGCGAAGCGATGCGGTATGCGGTGCTGGATGGTGGTAAACGCTTGCGTCCCCTGTTGACGTTGGCCGTGAGCGAGGCGGTTGAGGGTGCCCCGGAAGCGGCGATGCGCGCCGCCTGTGCCCTGGAACTGATTCACGCCTACTCTCTGGTTCACGATGACATGCCTTGCATGGACAACGATGTGCTGCGCCGTGGAAAACCCACGGTACACGTGGCCTTTGGAGAGGCCCAAGCCTTGCTCGCAGGAGACGCTTTGCAGGCGCTGGCTTTTGAGCTTCTGGTCCCCGAGGATGGCTCGGTGGTGCCCGCCATGTCAGCGCAACTGTGTCGTCAGTTGGCCTGTGCTGCGGGTGCTGCCGGTATGGCTGGTGGGCAGGCCATTGATCTGGCCAGCGTGGGTACGGCGCTGGACCGCGCCGGGCTGGAGAACATGCACCGGTGCAAAACGGGTGCGTTGCTGCAAGCCAGCGTCATGATGGGTGCGGCCACCGGTGAGTGTGATGCCCAGGCGCTCCGCAGTTTGCGTGAATATGGCGGCGTATTGGGCCTGGCCTTTCAAGTGGTCGATGACATTCTCGATGTCACCACCGATTCAGCTACGCTGGGCAAGACCGCAGGCAAAGATGCCGCCAGTGACAAACCGACCTTCGTTTCTCTCATGGGCCTGGCTTCAGCCCAGTCCTGTGCGGATGAATTGCTGGCGCAGGCCCATCAGGCTTTGCGTCAGAGTGGTCTGGCACAGACTGAGAACCTGCATGCGCTGGCTGACTGGGTAGGTCGCCGCGCGAGCTGA
- the dxs gene encoding 1-deoxy-D-xylulose-5-phosphate synthase yields the protein MTQLLASINSPDDLRRLSRSQLHPLADELRRFVIDSVSSTGGHLSSNLGTVELTVALHYVFNTPQDRLVWDVGHQTYPHKILTGRRDGMKTLRQLGGISGFPRREESEYDTFGTAHSSTSISAALGMALASKIKGEDRRSVAIIGDGAMTAGMAFEALNNAGIADGRLLVVLNDNDMSISPPVGALNRYLAQLMSGQFYSAAKNVGKQVLKGAPPLFELAKRLEEHAKGMVVPATLFEKFGFNYIGPIDGHDLDSLIPTLENIRSLLDSDSGPQFLHVVTKKGQGYKLAEADPVAYHGPGKFDPAVGLVKPANKPKTTFTQVFGQWLCDMAAADPKLVGITPAMREGSGMVEFERRFPGRYFDVGIAEQHAVTFAAGLACEGLKPVVAIYSTFLQRGYDQLIHDVALQKLPMVFALDRAGLVGADGATHAGAYDIAFVRCIPNMSMACPADEAECRQLLSTAHAQNHPVTVRYPRGAGVGTEVPTSLDGLPFGKGEVRLEGQGVAILAFGSLLYPALEVGESLGATVANMRWAKPLDLELLRTLAASHQALVTVEEGCTMGGAGSAVLEALQAEGLTLPVLVLGLPDEFIEHGDPAKLLAMVGLDAKGIDAAVRARFAGLITPAPERAAAA from the coding sequence ATGACCCAACTTTTGGCTTCCATCAATTCGCCTGATGATCTGCGGCGCCTTTCGCGGTCGCAACTGCACCCGCTGGCGGATGAGCTGCGCCGTTTTGTGATCGACAGTGTGTCGAGCACCGGTGGTCATTTGAGCTCCAATCTGGGCACCGTGGAACTGACGGTGGCGCTGCACTATGTGTTCAACACGCCCCAGGACCGCCTGGTATGGGATGTGGGCCACCAAACCTATCCCCACAAAATTCTGACCGGTCGCCGCGATGGCATGAAAACGCTGCGCCAACTGGGCGGCATCAGTGGCTTTCCTCGGCGTGAGGAAAGCGAATACGACACCTTCGGCACCGCCCATTCGTCCACCAGTATTTCGGCGGCTCTGGGCATGGCGCTGGCGTCCAAGATCAAAGGCGAAGACCGCCGCAGCGTGGCCATTATTGGCGACGGTGCCATGACCGCCGGGATGGCTTTCGAGGCGCTGAACAACGCAGGCATTGCAGACGGGCGGCTGTTGGTGGTGTTGAACGACAACGACATGTCGATCTCGCCCCCGGTGGGCGCGCTGAACCGTTACCTGGCGCAGCTCATGAGTGGTCAGTTCTATTCGGCGGCCAAGAATGTGGGCAAACAGGTTTTAAAGGGTGCGCCCCCATTGTTTGAGTTGGCCAAGCGCTTGGAGGAGCATGCCAAAGGCATGGTGGTTCCAGCAACTTTGTTTGAGAAGTTTGGCTTCAACTACATCGGCCCGATCGATGGCCATGACCTCGATTCATTGATCCCGACGCTTGAAAATATACGGAGCCTGCTCGACTCGGACAGCGGTCCGCAGTTTCTGCATGTGGTCACCAAAAAGGGCCAGGGCTACAAGTTGGCAGAAGCCGATCCGGTGGCCTATCACGGCCCTGGCAAGTTCGATCCTGCGGTGGGTCTGGTCAAGCCAGCCAACAAGCCCAAAACCACGTTTACACAGGTCTTTGGCCAGTGGTTGTGCGACATGGCTGCGGCTGACCCCAAGCTGGTGGGTATCACGCCAGCCATGCGCGAGGGCTCGGGCATGGTGGAGTTCGAACGACGTTTCCCCGGGCGCTATTTTGATGTTGGCATTGCCGAGCAACATGCCGTGACATTCGCGGCCGGTCTGGCTTGCGAGGGGCTCAAGCCCGTGGTGGCCATTTACTCCACCTTTTTGCAGCGCGGTTACGACCAGTTGATTCACGATGTGGCGCTGCAAAAACTGCCCATGGTATTTGCGCTCGACCGCGCAGGGCTGGTCGGCGCCGATGGCGCAACCCATGCCGGCGCCTACGACATTGCCTTTGTGCGGTGCATTCCCAATATGTCGATGGCCTGTCCGGCCGATGAAGCGGAATGCCGCCAGTTGCTGTCCACCGCGCATGCGCAAAACCACCCGGTGACCGTGCGCTATCCGCGTGGTGCAGGCGTGGGCACCGAGGTGCCAACTTCGCTCGATGGTTTGCCATTCGGCAAGGGCGAGGTGCGGCTCGAGGGGCAGGGCGTGGCCATTCTGGCATTTGGATCCCTTTTGTATCCGGCACTGGAGGTGGGCGAATCGCTGGGTGCAACGGTGGCCAATATGCGCTGGGCCAAACCCCTGGACCTTGAGCTGTTGCGTACCTTGGCAGCCTCTCACCAGGCGCTGGTGACGGTGGAGGAAGGGTGCACCATGGGCGGAGCCGGCAGTGCGGTGCTGGAGGCGCTTCAGGCCGAAGGCTTGACCCTTCCGGTTCTGGTACTGGGCCTGCCTGACGAGTTCATTGAACACGGCGACCCAGCCAAGTTGCTGGCCATGGTGGGACTGGATGCAAAGGGCATTGATGCCGCGGTTCGAGCCAGGTTTGCCGGGTTGATCACTCCTGCTCCTGAGCGTGCGGCTGCCGCTTGA
- a CDS encoding TRAP transporter substrate-binding protein, producing the protein MDRRSIIKHAGIAGVLAAGVAPAVHAQAAIRWRLASSFPKSLDTIFGGAEVFADMVKQMSGGKFEISVHAGGELMPAFGVVDGVQQGTVECAHTAPYYFFGKNEAFALGCAIPFGMNSRQRSAWMMHGNGGKLMAEFYNDYNMVNFPCGNTGAQMGGWYRKEIKSMKDIQGLKMRIGGFGGQILKGIGAQPQNIPGGEIYQALEKGTIDACEWVGPYDDAKLGFNKVAPYYYFPGWWEGGPELDVFINKDAFAKLSPENKAIVKAAAAYAHLDMQAKYDALNPGALKALVAAGTKLRQLPKDVMDAAFKEAERSYEELNQKNPAWKKIYADWSGFRRDANQWFRLTEGTFDRYMQQAKL; encoded by the coding sequence ATGGATCGTCGTTCCATCATCAAGCATGCCGGTATCGCTGGCGTGTTGGCCGCAGGTGTCGCACCCGCTGTTCACGCTCAAGCAGCCATTCGCTGGCGCCTGGCCTCGAGTTTCCCCAAATCCCTGGACACCATTTTTGGTGGAGCCGAAGTCTTTGCCGATATGGTCAAGCAAATGTCCGGCGGCAAGTTTGAAATCTCCGTGCATGCTGGTGGCGAGTTGATGCCCGCTTTTGGCGTCGTCGACGGCGTTCAGCAAGGAACCGTTGAGTGTGCCCACACCGCGCCTTATTACTTCTTCGGCAAGAACGAAGCTTTTGCCCTGGGTTGTGCAATTCCGTTTGGCATGAACAGCCGTCAGCGTTCCGCCTGGATGATGCACGGCAACGGTGGCAAGCTGATGGCCGAGTTCTACAACGACTACAACATGGTCAATTTCCCTTGCGGCAACACGGGCGCCCAGATGGGTGGCTGGTACCGCAAGGAAATCAAGAGCATGAAAGACATTCAAGGTCTGAAAATGCGCATCGGTGGCTTCGGCGGCCAGATCTTGAAAGGCATTGGCGCCCAGCCACAGAACATTCCTGGCGGCGAGATCTACCAGGCGCTGGAAAAAGGCACGATCGATGCTTGCGAATGGGTCGGCCCATACGATGATGCCAAGCTGGGCTTCAACAAAGTGGCGCCTTACTACTACTTCCCAGGCTGGTGGGAAGGTGGTCCAGAGCTGGACGTGTTCATCAACAAGGATGCCTTTGCCAAGCTGTCGCCTGAAAACAAGGCCATCGTCAAGGCCGCAGCAGCCTATGCCCACCTCGACATGCAGGCCAAATACGATGCACTCAACCCGGGCGCGCTGAAAGCGCTTGTGGCGGCGGGCACGAAGCTGCGCCAGTTGCCGAAAGACGTGATGGATGCCGCATTCAAAGAAGCCGAGCGCAGCTACGAAGAACTCAACCAGAAGAACCCTGCCTGGAAAAAGATCTACGCTGACTGGTCCGGTTTCCGTCGCGATGCCAACCAGTGGTTCCGCCTGACCGAAGGCACCTTTGACCGCTACATGCAGCAAGCCAAGCTGTAA
- a CDS encoding DMT family transporter, with amino-acid sequence MQALWMVLGAFLFATMGVCIKYASDDFNSFEIVFYRGLVGVIFLIGLTRARGVSLRTTVPMMHLWRSVVGVTALSSWFYSIGKLPLATAMTLNYMSSVWIAAFLLGGAVILQNRQTPIRQQAPLFVAVISGFIGVALMLRPSFTPDQMAGALAGLVSGIFSAFAYLQVAALSRAGEPESRTVFYFSCGAVLVGALGMGVVGVNAWQWPSAAWLFPIGMMAVLGQLCMTRAYASGHTLVVANLQYSGIVFAGIYSLTIFGDQLPFIGWAGMGLIIVSGITATILRERAVPNAPAEVH; translated from the coding sequence ATGCAAGCCTTGTGGATGGTTCTCGGCGCCTTCTTGTTCGCGACGATGGGTGTGTGCATCAAGTACGCCTCCGACGACTTCAACAGTTTTGAAATCGTCTTCTACCGCGGGCTGGTGGGCGTGATTTTCCTGATCGGCCTGACCCGTGCACGGGGCGTCTCGTTGCGCACCACTGTGCCGATGATGCATCTGTGGCGCAGTGTGGTGGGTGTGACTGCGCTGTCCTCCTGGTTTTATTCGATTGGCAAGCTGCCGCTGGCCACGGCCATGACACTGAACTACATGAGCAGCGTCTGGATCGCGGCTTTTTTGCTCGGCGGTGCCGTGATTCTGCAAAACCGGCAAACACCCATTCGCCAGCAGGCCCCGCTGTTTGTCGCAGTTATCAGTGGGTTCATCGGTGTTGCGCTGATGCTGCGCCCAAGCTTCACTCCCGACCAGATGGCAGGCGCCTTGGCAGGTCTGGTTTCTGGCATTTTTTCAGCCTTTGCCTACCTGCAGGTTGCGGCACTATCAAGGGCGGGAGAACCCGAAAGCCGCACCGTTTTCTACTTCTCATGCGGCGCTGTGCTCGTGGGGGCTCTGGGCATGGGCGTGGTTGGCGTCAACGCGTGGCAATGGCCAAGTGCCGCGTGGCTGTTCCCCATTGGCATGATGGCCGTGCTTGGACAACTGTGCATGACACGCGCCTATGCCAGTGGGCACACCCTGGTCGTCGCCAACTTGCAGTATTCAGGCATCGTGTTTGCAGGCATCTACAGCCTGACCATCTTTGGCGACCAGTTGCCCTTCATCGGCTGGGCCGGCATGGGTTTGATCATCGTGAGCGGAATCACTGCCACCATCCTGCGCGAGCGGGCCGTACCCAACGCACCCGCAGAAGTGCATTGA
- a CDS encoding TRAP transporter large permease yields the protein MIEFLQVNFVPVLFAGLLCFLMLGFPVAFSLAATGLAFGLLGIEIGLFPEVLFQALPLRVIGIMSNETLLAIPFFTLMGIILERSRMAEELLETVAQVFGPVRGGLAVAVILVGALLAATTGVVAAAVISMGLISLPIMLRYGYNRTIATGTITASGTLAQALPPSLVLIVLADQLGRSVGDMYQGALLPGLMLVGLYILFIMVVAIVRPKWVPALPAEARIYVQPNGSSGHRSLLGLFVLCAVAGYFWSGVHESIMNPFLGRETPAPGDETFIMSTTVATFLALFLAILNRVFKLGLISRLTEQVTFVLIPPLILIFLVLGTIFLGIATPTEGGAMGAVGALIMSAFRGRLSFKVLSGALESTTQLSIFVLFILVGATVFSFTFNAADGHIWVEHLFKGLPGGQMGFLILVNILVFILGMFIDFFEIAFIVIPMLAPVAEKLGIDLIWFGIILAMNLQTSFLTPPFGFALFYLRSVAPRVDYDDVVTGKRIPAVTTSQIYSGSIAFIFLQVIMIAVIVMNPGLVSGNITKVKKLSEERVEELMNIPTSDYGADAWPGTDSTTPAEGATDPSDPVKW from the coding sequence ATGATCGAATTTCTCCAAGTCAATTTTGTACCGGTGCTGTTTGCCGGTCTGTTGTGTTTTCTGATGCTGGGCTTCCCAGTTGCATTTTCCCTGGCCGCGACTGGCCTGGCGTTCGGTCTCTTGGGCATTGAGATCGGCCTGTTTCCCGAGGTTTTGTTTCAAGCGCTGCCGTTGCGTGTGATTGGCATCATGTCCAATGAAACGCTGCTGGCGATTCCCTTTTTCACGCTGATGGGCATCATTCTTGAACGCAGCCGAATGGCCGAAGAGCTGCTGGAAACGGTGGCTCAGGTGTTTGGCCCGGTCCGCGGCGGCCTGGCTGTGGCTGTGATTCTTGTGGGCGCTTTGCTGGCAGCCACCACCGGCGTTGTGGCTGCAGCGGTGATCTCCATGGGCCTGATTTCCCTGCCCATCATGCTGCGCTACGGCTACAACCGAACCATCGCCACGGGCACGATCACGGCCTCTGGCACTTTGGCCCAGGCCCTGCCTCCTTCGCTGGTGCTGATCGTACTGGCCGACCAGTTGGGTCGCTCTGTGGGCGATATGTACCAGGGCGCTCTGCTTCCCGGCCTGATGCTGGTGGGTTTGTATATCTTGTTCATCATGGTCGTTGCCATCGTACGTCCCAAGTGGGTACCGGCTTTGCCTGCAGAAGCGCGTATCTATGTTCAGCCGAACGGCAGCAGCGGCCACAGGTCGTTGTTGGGTTTGTTTGTTCTGTGTGCCGTGGCTGGTTATTTCTGGTCCGGGGTGCATGAAAGCATCATGAACCCCTTCCTGGGCCGCGAGACGCCTGCGCCGGGTGATGAGACTTTCATCATGTCGACCACTGTGGCCACTTTCCTGGCGCTGTTCCTGGCCATCCTGAACCGGGTCTTCAAGCTGGGTCTGATCTCCCGCTTGACGGAGCAGGTCACTTTTGTGCTGATCCCGCCATTGATTCTCATCTTCCTGGTGCTGGGCACGATCTTCCTGGGTATTGCCACGCCCACCGAAGGGGGCGCCATGGGCGCAGTGGGGGCGCTGATCATGTCTGCGTTCCGCGGTCGCCTTTCCTTCAAGGTGCTCAGTGGTGCCTTGGAAAGCACCACGCAGTTGTCCATTTTTGTGCTGTTCATTCTGGTGGGCGCCACCGTGTTCAGCTTTACGTTCAACGCGGCCGACGGCCATATCTGGGTCGAGCACCTGTTCAAGGGATTGCCTGGCGGACAGATGGGTTTCCTGATCCTGGTGAACATTCTGGTGTTCATTCTGGGTATGTTCATTGACTTCTTCGAGATCGCGTTCATCGTGATTCCGATGTTGGCGCCTGTGGCCGAAAAACTGGGTATTGACCTGATCTGGTTCGGCATCATCCTGGCCATGAACTTGCAGACCTCTTTCCTGACGCCTCCCTTCGGCTTTGCCTTGTTCTATTTGCGCAGCGTGGCGCCCAGGGTAGATTACGACGACGTGGTCACTGGCAAGCGCATTCCCGCAGTGACCACATCTCAGATCTATTCAGGTTCGATCGCCTTCATCTTCCTTCAGGTCATCATGATCGCGGTCATTGTGATGAACCCAGGGCTGGTCTCCGGGAACATCACCAAAGTGAAGAAGCTCTCTGAAGAGAGGGTCGAGGAATTGATGAACATTCCGACGTCGGATTACGGGGCAGATGCCTGGCCAGGTACTGACTCGACCACGCCAGCCGAGGGCGCGACCGACCCCAGCGATCCTGTGAAGTGGTGA
- a CDS encoding TRAP transporter small permease subunit, translated as MKQLLVISRFIDALNEWVGKGATWLILATVLISAGNALMRKFFGQGTNALLEIQWYFFAAVFTLGSGYAFLRNAHVRIDFLSNKFSARTRNWIDVGGILIFLLPLCYMMFTLTWPLLVQAYETGEMSFNPGGLIRWPVYAMLPAGFSLLALQGLSELLKRLHFIFGDGPDVLAHDHSHEAVE; from the coding sequence ATGAAACAGTTGCTTGTAATCTCGCGCTTTATCGATGCGCTCAATGAATGGGTGGGCAAGGGCGCTACCTGGCTGATCCTGGCCACAGTGCTGATCAGCGCTGGCAACGCCCTCATGCGCAAATTCTTTGGACAAGGCACCAATGCCTTGCTCGAAATTCAATGGTATTTTTTTGCAGCGGTGTTCACCCTGGGCTCAGGTTATGCATTCCTGCGCAATGCGCATGTGCGCATTGATTTTTTGTCCAACAAGTTTTCGGCGCGCACGCGCAACTGGATCGATGTCGGTGGCATCCTCATTTTTCTGCTGCCACTTTGCTACATGATGTTCACGCTGACCTGGCCATTGCTGGTACAGGCATACGAAACGGGTGAGATGTCATTCAACCCGGGCGGTCTGATCCGGTGGCCGGTGTACGCCATGCTCCCTGCGGGCTTCTCGTTGCTGGCTTTGCAAGGTCTGTCTGAACTGCTCAAGCGCCTGCATTTTATTTTTGGTGATGGTCCTGACGTGCTTGCCCACGATCACTCACACGAAGCTGTCGAATAA
- a CDS encoding aromatic ring-hydroxylating oxygenase subunit alpha, with protein MSDLSLQFQQARSQLPVSSYFDQALFQRELETIFQQGPRYVGHQLAVPNPGDYHALPQEAGGRALVHTGQGIELVSNVCRHRQAVMLKGRGNLGETKAGSAGGNIVCPLHRWTYSGGQGNDSKAGNLLGAPHFSHDPCLDLNNYKLREWNGLLFEDNGRDIAADLAHMGPRSQLNFDGMVLDHVELHTCNYNWKTFIEVYLEDYHVGPFHPGLGNFVTCEDLRWEFKPEYSVQTVGAKNLLGKAGSPTYERWHKALMDFRNGKAPEHGAIWLTYYPHIMVEWYPHVLTVSTLHPVSPTETLNMVEFYYPEEIAAFEREFVEAQRAAYMETCIEDDEIAERMDAGRKALLARGDNEVGPYQSPMEDGMQHFHEWYVDKLPPAPPSASPPQGGNAGRPA; from the coding sequence ATGTCTGATTTAAGTCTTCAATTTCAGCAGGCCAGAAGCCAACTCCCGGTTTCCAGCTATTTTGATCAAGCGCTGTTCCAGCGCGAATTGGAAACCATCTTCCAGCAAGGGCCCCGCTATGTGGGGCACCAACTTGCCGTCCCCAACCCTGGTGACTACCACGCGCTGCCGCAAGAGGCGGGCGGGCGGGCGCTCGTGCATACCGGGCAGGGAATCGAACTCGTCTCCAACGTGTGCCGCCACCGCCAAGCGGTGATGCTCAAAGGGCGAGGCAATCTGGGTGAGACCAAGGCGGGCAGCGCCGGTGGCAACATTGTCTGCCCGTTGCACCGCTGGACTTACAGCGGCGGCCAAGGCAACGACAGCAAAGCCGGCAACCTGCTGGGTGCGCCCCATTTCTCGCACGACCCTTGTCTTGACCTCAACAACTACAAGTTGCGCGAGTGGAACGGCCTGCTGTTCGAAGACAACGGCCGTGACATCGCCGCCGACCTGGCCCATATGGGTCCGCGCAGCCAATTGAATTTCGACGGCATGGTGCTCGACCATGTGGAACTGCACACCTGCAACTACAACTGGAAGACCTTCATCGAGGTCTACCTGGAGGACTACCACGTAGGCCCCTTCCACCCGGGGCTGGGCAATTTCGTGACCTGCGAAGACTTGCGCTGGGAGTTCAAACCCGAATACTCGGTACAGACCGTTGGCGCGAAAAACCTGCTTGGCAAGGCCGGCAGCCCGACCTATGAACGCTGGCACAAGGCGCTCATGGATTTCCGCAACGGCAAAGCACCGGAACACGGGGCCATCTGGCTCACCTACTATCCCCACATCATGGTGGAGTGGTACCCCCACGTGTTGACCGTTTCCACGCTACATCCCGTGAGCCCGACCGAAACACTGAACATGGTGGAGTTCTACTATCCAGAAGAAATCGCGGCCTTCGAGCGCGAATTCGTGGAAGCACAACGCGCTGCCTATATGGAAACCTGCATCGAGGACGACGAAATTGCCGAACGCATGGACGCTGGCCGAAAAGCCTTGCTTGCACGCGGCGACAACGAAGTCGGCCCCTACCAGAGTCCCATGGAAGACGGCATGCAGCATTTCCATGAGTGGTATGTGGACAAGCTCCCCCCTGCGCCGCCTTCGGCGTCCCCCCCCCAAGGGGGCAACGCGGGTCGACCGGCGTAG